The following proteins are encoded in a genomic region of Bernardetia sp. MNP-M8:
- a CDS encoding DUF3891 family protein has product MIVNTSTQGWEIIFQRAHGLLASKIGFYWQKRERPERWLETLTAIAEHDDEQIGWKGMYHITEAGAPQDFSLSKFSLEQAQRIAAVSRYKSQWIALMISMHLSYLYESLREEKAAKEEGLTLKEHKKTIEFLNLQKENQKLFRKNLKVNQQEAQKAYNLIHFCDRCSLILCRQNIPEDGRKVEVFVLPNGEKSYLHQREDKTICITPWVFEESEFEVKVEVHCLSQLKFENDKELANALPSATIIEKKWFFRK; this is encoded by the coding sequence ATGATTGTCAATACTTCTACTCAAGGTTGGGAAATAATTTTTCAACGAGCGCACGGACTTTTGGCTTCCAAAATTGGTTTTTATTGGCAAAAAAGAGAACGTCCAGAAAGATGGTTAGAAACGCTTACAGCCATTGCCGAACACGACGACGAGCAAATCGGTTGGAAAGGAATGTATCATATCACAGAAGCTGGTGCACCTCAAGATTTTTCTTTATCCAAATTTTCATTAGAACAAGCACAGAGGATTGCAGCCGTTTCTCGTTACAAATCTCAATGGATTGCCTTGATGATTTCGATGCATTTGTCTTATTTATACGAATCTTTAAGAGAAGAAAAAGCTGCAAAAGAAGAAGGACTGACTTTGAAAGAACATAAAAAAACGATTGAATTTTTGAATTTACAGAAAGAAAATCAGAAATTATTTCGAAAAAATTTGAAAGTAAATCAACAAGAAGCTCAAAAAGCCTATAATCTTATTCATTTTTGTGATAGATGTTCGCTTATTTTATGTAGACAGAATATTCCCGAAGACGGACGTAAAGTAGAAGTTTTTGTTTTGCCAAACGGAGAAAAAAGCTATTTACATCAACGAGAAGACAAAACAATTTGTATTACACCGTGGGTTTTTGAAGAATCCGAATTTGAGGTAAAGGTAGAAGTGCATTGTCTTTCTCAATTAAAATTTGAAAATGATAAAGAATTAGCCAATGCGCTTCCGTCTGCTACAATTATAGAAAAAAAATGGTTTTTTAGGAAGTAA
- a CDS encoding DinB family protein — translation MKIQTSKLNQSLIEEIKTILQKTVQLQQLSNDELNFRPNTESWTVLECIEHLNRYSIFYLEEIEKRIDEKIDKNKLTSNQDYIFKSGFLGNYSANSMLPVQKGIVSISENKSPTANHSLRIGNKMKTFKDKNPIHSGVDRRVLDTFIDDQNEFMRLLEKAQQVDWNKTKVSLTLPLLKFNLGDTFRFVINHEIRHFIQIKNILSNTQLKN, via the coding sequence ATGAAAATACAAACCTCAAAACTTAATCAGAGTCTAATTGAAGAAATCAAAACAATTCTTCAAAAAACAGTTCAGCTTCAACAGTTATCAAATGATGAATTAAATTTTCGTCCGAATACAGAAAGTTGGACTGTCTTAGAATGTATCGAACATCTAAATCGATATAGTATTTTTTATTTGGAAGAGATCGAAAAGCGAATTGATGAAAAAATAGACAAAAACAAACTCACATCAAATCAAGATTACATTTTCAAAAGTGGATTTTTAGGAAATTATTCAGCTAATTCTATGCTTCCTGTTCAGAAAGGAATCGTTTCGATAAGTGAGAATAAAAGTCCGACAGCAAATCATTCTTTGCGAATTGGAAACAAAATGAAGACTTTCAAAGACAAAAACCCAATTCATAGTGGCGTAGATAGACGAGTTTTGGACACTTTTATCGATGACCAAAATGAATTTATGCGACTTTTAGAAAAGGCTCAACAGGTAGATTGGAACAAAACAAAGGTTTCTCTTACGCTTCCTCTTCTGAAATTTAATTTGGGTGATACATTTCGTTTTGTGATAAACCATGAAATTAGACACTTTATTCAAATTAAAAATATTTTATCAAATACGCAATTAAAAAACTAG
- the hisF gene encoding imidazole glycerol phosphate synthase subunit HisF: MLSKRIIPCLDIKDGQTVKGVQFEELRFAGDPVELGEKYAKEGADELVFLDITATHEKRKTLKELALRIAKNLNIPFTVGGGVSSVEDVSVLLEAGADKVTINSAAVLNPNLIEETSKRFGNQCIVIAIDAKMNVSGINKGKWEVHTGGGRKNLGIDLYEWAKEAQERGAGEILFTSMSHDGTKNGFACDVYSKLSQICSIPIIASGGAGTTQHFVDVFNEGRADAALAASIFHFGEIPVPVLKKELFEKGIHVRI; encoded by the coding sequence TTGTTATCCAAAAGAATAATTCCCTGTTTAGATATAAAAGATGGTCAGACCGTAAAAGGAGTTCAGTTTGAAGAACTTCGTTTTGCTGGCGACCCTGTTGAGTTAGGCGAAAAATACGCAAAAGAAGGAGCTGACGAACTTGTTTTTTTAGATATTACAGCCACGCATGAAAAGAGAAAAACACTTAAAGAACTAGCTCTCCGAATTGCCAAAAACTTAAATATTCCGTTTACAGTTGGTGGTGGTGTGAGTAGCGTTGAAGATGTTTCTGTTTTGCTAGAAGCTGGTGCAGATAAAGTTACCATAAATTCGGCTGCCGTTCTGAATCCAAACCTCATTGAAGAAACTTCCAAACGTTTTGGTAATCAATGTATTGTCATTGCGATTGATGCTAAAATGAATGTGTCAGGAATAAACAAAGGAAAATGGGAAGTACACACAGGAGGAGGACGAAAAAATTTAGGAATTGACCTTTATGAATGGGCAAAAGAAGCACAAGAACGAGGAGCAGGAGAAATTTTGTTTACCTCAATGAGTCACGACGGAACAAAAAATGGTTTTGCTTGTGATGTCTATTCAAAACTAAGTCAGATTTGTAGCATTCCGATTATTGCAAGTGGAGGAGCAGGAACTACACAGCATTTTGTAGATGTTTTTAATGAAGGAAGAGCGGATGCTGCCCTTGCTGCCAGTATTTTTCACTTTGGAGAAATTCCTGTTCCTGTTTTGAAAAAAGAACTTTTTGAGAAGGGAATTCATGTTAGGATTTAA
- a CDS encoding peroxiredoxin-like family protein, with product MTNKTFKLSKILFILSLLLTFGFFSCSNNKKAQSEEQVEVTTPKTEVLVDETNQTEIQSLTEQLENKATAFKERADPEKVKTYEAAIEKVAASGIIGNSKKEGDKAPNFTLPNATGKKITLADKTKNGYTIITWYRGGWCPYCNLTLAAWQDILPEIKAENIELIAITPELPDSTLSTKEKNALEFEVLSDVGNKVAKDYGIVFPLDESIREAYKNMGLEKYNGDASYTLPLAATYIINSENEIVYAFLDADYKKRAEPREVLQKVKDMK from the coding sequence ATGACTAACAAAACATTCAAGTTATCAAAAATTTTATTTATTCTTTCTTTATTGCTGACTTTTGGCTTTTTTTCATGTTCCAATAACAAAAAAGCACAAAGCGAAGAACAAGTAGAAGTAACAACACCAAAAACAGAAGTGCTTGTAGATGAAACTAACCAAACAGAAATACAATCACTAACCGAACAACTAGAAAATAAAGCAACTGCTTTCAAAGAGCGTGCAGACCCAGAAAAAGTAAAAACGTATGAAGCTGCCATCGAAAAAGTAGCTGCAAGTGGAATTATAGGCAACTCTAAAAAAGAAGGTGATAAAGCTCCTAATTTTACACTTCCAAATGCAACAGGAAAAAAAATAACTTTAGCCGACAAAACAAAAAATGGTTATACTATCATTACGTGGTATAGAGGAGGCTGGTGTCCATATTGTAATCTTACTTTGGCTGCTTGGCAAGATATTTTACCAGAAATAAAAGCTGAAAATATTGAGTTAATTGCCATTACGCCCGAACTTCCAGATAGTACACTTTCTACAAAAGAAAAAAACGCATTAGAATTTGAAGTTTTGAGTGATGTAGGAAATAAAGTAGCAAAAGACTATGGAATTGTTTTTCCATTGGACGAATCTATCAGAGAAGCCTATAAAAATATGGGTTTAGAAAAGTATAATGGAGACGCTTCTTATACATTGCCTTTGGCTGCGACCTATATTATAAATTCTGAAAATGAAATTGTATATGCTTTCTTAGATGCAGATTATAAAAAACGTGCAGAACCTAGAGAGGTTTTGCAGAAAGTAAAGGATATGAAATAA